In Neorhizobium galegae, the following proteins share a genomic window:
- a CDS encoding di-heme oxidoredictase family protein, with product MRTPKSFVFLLPILSGTLLLTPLIATGGDALFPTIRTDLNPKDQKRVESVTRPTTDFSKPEPFETMSGGAATSRADVNGDAFSHFSANITFEEEGTFKLGNALFTKLWVSAPSSTQASDGLGPLFNARACQSCHLKDGRGHPPEGGADATSMFLRLARPARTDEEREAVSDYRKLNFPDAIYGEQLQDLAVSGLASEGRMQISYEEIPVKLDDGEVVNLRKPTYAVADLGYGAMEGDVTLSPRMAPPMIGMGLIQAIHDADILGLADPDDKDGDGISGRTAMVRDHKTGELKLGRFGFKGQNASVRDQSSAAFAGDLGISTPDNPFDHGDCTKAEAACLALPTGVQQRLGPVEAPDPVLPLVTFYSENLAVPARRDIGDKTVLKGKELFYQAGCTACHTPKFVTSRDAGNKAQAFQLIWPYSDFLLHDMGEGLADGQPVGVATGNEWRTQPLWGIGLTETVNAHTFFLHDGRARNLTEAVLWHGGEAQKARDAFAALSRQDRAALLKFLESL from the coding sequence ATGAGAACGCCCAAGTCTTTCGTCTTCCTGTTGCCGATTTTGTCGGGCACTCTCCTTCTCACGCCGCTGATCGCGACCGGTGGCGATGCTCTTTTCCCGACCATCCGCACGGATCTCAATCCGAAGGACCAGAAACGCGTCGAGAGCGTCACGCGCCCGACGACGGATTTCTCCAAGCCCGAGCCGTTCGAGACCATGTCCGGCGGGGCCGCGACCAGCCGCGCCGATGTCAATGGCGACGCCTTCTCGCATTTCTCCGCCAACATCACCTTCGAGGAAGAAGGGACGTTCAAGCTCGGCAATGCGCTGTTCACCAAGCTCTGGGTCTCGGCGCCTTCCTCGACACAGGCCTCCGACGGGCTGGGGCCGCTGTTCAACGCCCGTGCCTGCCAGAGCTGCCACCTGAAGGACGGCCGCGGCCATCCCCCGGAAGGCGGTGCCGACGCAACCTCGATGTTCCTCCGGCTCGCGCGTCCGGCGCGCACCGACGAGGAACGCGAGGCAGTCTCCGACTACCGGAAACTCAATTTCCCCGACGCGATCTATGGCGAGCAGTTGCAGGACCTCGCCGTGTCTGGCCTCGCCTCCGAAGGCCGGATGCAGATTTCCTACGAGGAAATCCCGGTCAAACTTGACGACGGCGAAGTCGTCAACCTGCGCAAGCCGACCTATGCGGTTGCCGACCTCGGTTACGGCGCGATGGAAGGCGACGTGACGCTGTCGCCGCGCATGGCGCCGCCGATGATCGGCATGGGGCTTATTCAGGCTATCCACGATGCCGACATTCTCGGCCTGGCCGATCCGGACGACAAGGACGGCGACGGGATCTCCGGCAGGACGGCCATGGTGCGCGACCACAAGACCGGCGAGCTGAAGCTCGGCCGGTTCGGCTTCAAGGGGCAGAATGCCTCGGTCCGCGACCAGAGTTCGGCCGCCTTTGCCGGCGACCTCGGCATCTCCACGCCCGACAACCCGTTCGACCACGGCGACTGCACCAAGGCCGAAGCTGCGTGCCTCGCCCTGCCGACCGGTGTACAGCAGCGGCTCGGGCCGGTCGAAGCGCCCGATCCGGTCCTGCCGCTCGTGACCTTCTATTCCGAAAACCTCGCCGTGCCGGCCCGCCGCGATATCGGCGACAAGACGGTGCTGAAGGGCAAGGAACTGTTCTACCAGGCCGGCTGCACCGCCTGCCACACGCCGAAATTCGTGACCAGCCGCGATGCCGGCAACAAGGCGCAGGCTTTCCAGCTGATCTGGCCCTATTCGGATTTCCTGCTGCACGACATGGGCGAAGGCCTCGCCGACGGCCAGCCGGTGGGCGTTGCCACAGGCAACGAGTGGCGCACACAACCGCTCTGGGGCATTGGCCTCACCGAAACCGTCAATGCCCACACGTTCTTCCTGCATGACGGCCGGGCGCGAAACCTGACCGAAGCCGTTCTCTGGCATGGCGGGGAAGCGCAGAAGGCCCGCGATGCCTTCGCCGCACTCTCGAGACAAGACCGTGCTGCCCTCCTCAAATTCCTGGAGTCTCTCTGA